Proteins encoded together in one Quercus lobata isolate SW786 chromosome 3, ValleyOak3.0 Primary Assembly, whole genome shotgun sequence window:
- the LOC115981001 gene encoding uncharacterized protein LOC115981001: protein MTMHPKNEALMCKVFPSSLGLVAMRWFDGLRASSIDSFKELTQAFGSYFITCSRVPRPLYFLLSLSMREGETLKTYSARYWEMFNEIDGDFDDVTIKTFKVGLPAEHGLRKSLTEKPATSVRQLMDWIDKYKRVKEDQQQGKGKSKVIPQERRDFRSDHSNNNRPRRDFVGQSRPMAPQMINTVF, encoded by the coding sequence ATGACTATGCACCCTAAgaatgaggccttgatgtgcaaggtgtttcCCTCTAGTTTAGGACTCGTGGCcatgaggtggtttgatggcTTAAGAGCAAGCTCTATTGATTCCTTTAAGGAACTCACTCAGGCGTTTGGATCTTACTTTATTACGTGtagtagggttcctcggcctttaTATTTCTTGTTGTCTTTGTCCATGAGAGAAGGGGAGACCCTGAAAACGTATTCAGctagatactgggaaatgtttaatgagataGATGGGGACTTTGACGACGTAACTATTAAGACTTTCAAGGTCGGCTTGCCTGCCGAGCATGGCTTGAGAAAGTCTTTGACCGAGAAGCCTGCTACCAGTGTTCGCCAGCTCATGGATTGGATAGATAAGTATAAGCGGGTCAAGGAGGACCAACAACAAGGCAAAGGGAAGagtaaggttatccctcaggagaggagggattttagGTCAGACCACTCCAACAATAACAGACCCCGAAGGGATTTTGTTGGGCAATCTAGACCTATGGCTCCTCAGATGATTAATACGGTGTTCTGA